One Cucurbita pepo subsp. pepo cultivar mu-cu-16 unplaced genomic scaffold, ASM280686v2 Cp4.1_scaffold000184, whole genome shotgun sequence DNA window includes the following coding sequences:
- the LOC111784314 gene encoding uncharacterized protein LOC111784314 produces MIDLETSILFTAPPLPGVEAGDGAVVEARGEIVGAIASGEVPIDEEGGTPLGARDKDGVEAGRVATNVEGLIEIPYIFDENTDEDPEIRISMKDEGLIRKKMRETILAKGKPIVLEKVRLYVQIMAKGDLEAKRVELKNNQLAPPAVAMETTPPLSKPTVVVEKKMNENICLCSSSSPLKAGSVALIEERIDGLDSSQEVIIQIVTKLSKDVKTVLDMVNVERVDMSARLNVTMRSMAKLQHGANPIQQDKDARI; encoded by the exons ATGATAGATTTAGAGACATCAATTTTGTTCACAGCACCACCATTGCCAGGAGTGGAGGCCGGTGACGGAGCAGTAGTCGAAGCTCGTGGAGAAATAGTCGGCGCCATAGCAAGTGGTGAAGTTCCAATAGACGAAGAAGGAGGCACGCCCCTtggagcaagggacaaagacggtgttgaagccggaagagttGCCACA AATGTCGAAGGACTTATTGAGATTCCATATATTTTCGATGAGAACACTGATGAGGATCCTGAGATTAGAATTTctatgaaggatgaagggcTAATtcggaagaaaatgagagagactATCTTGGCTAAGGGAAAACCAATTGTGTTGGagaaggtgaggttgtatgtacaaaTTATGGCGAAGGGTGATTTGGAGGCCAAAAGGGTGGAGCTGAAGAATAATCAATTGGCTCCGCCTGCGGTAGCCATGGAGACTACCCCTCCGTTGTCAAAGCCAACcgtggtggtggagaagaagatgaatgagaatatttgcttaTGTAGTTCCTCATCCCCTCTTAAGGCAG GCTCTGTTGCCTTGATAGAAGAGCGTATCGATGGATTAGACAGCTCCCAGGAGGTGATCATTCAAATTGTCACCAAACTTTCAAAAGACGTCAAGACGGTCCTCGACATGGTCAATGTTGAAAGAGTAGACATGAGTGCTAGATTGAACGTGACCATGAGAAGTATGGCCAAGCTCCAGCACGGGGCCAATCCAATTCAACAAGATAAGGATGCTAGAATTTAA